A DNA window from Deltaproteobacteria bacterium contains the following coding sequences:
- a CDS encoding ABC transporter ATP-binding protein: MEKVSTFYGEAQVLKEISLTARARQIVAILGSNGAGKTTLLKTLTGLLVPRSGRILFEGRPIEGLPAHRVIAQGIASVPEGRELFGSLSVMDNLLIGTYSLTAERRKEALADRLKMVFTLFPILQERVRQKAETLSGGQQQMLAIGRALMAMPKLLALDEPSLGLSPLLVAEMMRVLKEIARQGDISLLLVEQNARAALKIADYVYVLERGELVLSGTTLEVIESPVIQSAYLGG; this comes from the coding sequence CAGGTCTTGAAAGAGATTTCCCTGACCGCCCGGGCGAGACAGATCGTGGCTATCCTGGGGAGCAACGGCGCCGGGAAAACCACCCTGCTTAAAACCCTTACGGGATTGCTGGTACCCCGGTCCGGGAGAATCCTTTTTGAGGGCCGGCCCATTGAAGGTCTGCCGGCTCATCGGGTCATTGCCCAGGGGATCGCCAGCGTTCCCGAGGGGCGGGAACTATTCGGCTCCCTGAGCGTGATGGATAATCTGCTGATCGGTACTTACTCCCTGACCGCCGAAAGAAGGAAAGAAGCTCTGGCCGATCGCCTGAAAATGGTCTTCACCCTTTTTCCCATCCTGCAGGAACGGGTCAGGCAGAAAGCCGAAACCCTATCCGGCGGCCAACAGCAGATGCTGGCCATCGGGAGAGCGCTGATGGCCATGCCGAAGCTGCTGGCTCTGGATGAACCTTCGCTGGGGCTTTCGCCCCTGCTGGTGGCGGAGATGATGCGGGTCCTGAAAGAAATTGCCCGGCAAGGGGATATCTCCCTGTTGCTGGTGGAACAGAATGCCCGGGCGGCCTTGAAGATTGCCGACTATGTTTATGTCCTGGAAAGGGGGGAGTTGGTATTGAGCGGGACGACCCTGGAAGTGATTGAGAGTCCGGTCATCCAATCCGCCTATCTGGGCGGATAA
- a CDS encoding ABC transporter substrate-binding protein, giving the protein MKRMFGTILVLLLATVGFLPGYSQAEKAPYLIGGTLDMTGRQSNLGIGGKRGMEIAVDTINAAGGVNGRQLKVIYYDTESEPAKAVIHTKRLIEVDKVVLLGGYSSSGAAMAVLQTIESSKTPMIAATPIDKLWIPTKKWVFNVVPRQREASIPVLLDNLLQRGAKKIAYLYIDTAYGLAGKEVFDWAVKELKITPAVVEKYAPGSTDMSPQITHLKAAGVDGLLITGNVPDTVVVIKNARDQGFNHPIVSDYAIVSPEFIDLAGKYAEGIVSTSLKTLIAQDLPAKDVQKKVAMDLYTKYTRLHGAFSLYAGHPWDQIYLTTEALKKVDPKLDPAVPADLIKIREQLRDNLEKIKGFVGQNGVFNYSPENHNGLGPKCYVPVVIEKAAWKLYKGK; this is encoded by the coding sequence ATGAAACGCATGTTTGGTACAATCTTGGTTTTGTTGTTGGCAACGGTCGGCTTCCTGCCCGGCTACAGCCAGGCGGAGAAAGCCCCCTACCTCATCGGCGGCACTCTGGATATGACCGGCCGTCAGTCCAACCTGGGAATCGGCGGAAAACGGGGCATGGAGATCGCCGTGGATACGATCAATGCCGCCGGCGGTGTAAACGGTCGGCAACTGAAGGTGATTTATTATGATACGGAAAGCGAACCGGCCAAAGCGGTCATTCACACTAAACGATTGATCGAAGTGGACAAAGTTGTCCTGCTCGGCGGTTATAGTTCTTCCGGCGCCGCCATGGCAGTGCTGCAGACCATCGAATCCAGCAAAACCCCGATGATCGCCGCCACCCCCATAGACAAGCTCTGGATCCCCACCAAGAAGTGGGTCTTCAACGTCGTGCCCCGGCAGCGGGAGGCCTCCATCCCCGTGTTGTTGGATAACCTGCTGCAGCGGGGGGCCAAGAAAATCGCCTACTTGTACATCGACACGGCCTACGGCCTGGCCGGAAAGGAAGTCTTCGATTGGGCGGTCAAAGAGCTGAAAATCACCCCGGCCGTGGTAGAGAAATACGCCCCGGGAAGTACCGATATGAGTCCCCAGATCACGCACCTTAAAGCCGCCGGAGTGGACGGACTGCTGATTACCGGAAACGTCCCCGATACGGTGGTTGTGATCAAGAACGCCCGGGACCAGGGGTTCAACCATCCCATCGTCAGCGATTATGCCATTGTCAGCCCCGAGTTCATCGACCTGGCCGGGAAATACGCTGAAGGGATCGTCAGCACCTCCCTTAAAACCCTGATCGCCCAGGACCTGCCGGCCAAAGACGTCCAGAAAAAAGTGGCCATGGATTTGTATACCAAATATACCAGGCTCCACGGGGCCTTCAGCCTCTATGCCGGCCACCCCTGGGATCAGATCTATTTGACGACCGAAGCCTTGAAAAAAGTGGACCCCAAGCTGGATCCCGCCGTTCCTGCGGATTTGATTAAAATCCGGGAACAGCTTCGGGACAACCTGGAAAAAATTAAGGGCTTTGTCGGTCAAAATGGCGTCTTCAATTATTCGCCGGAAAATCATAACGGCCTGGGGCCTAAATGTTATGTGCCGGTCGTTATCGAGAAAGCTGCCTGGAAACTTTATAAGGGAAAATGA